The genomic region TTCATCCGCCTGGATGTACCCGTCTTCAAGGATTTTTTGCTTCAAGGTATTATAAAGAGGTTCCAACAGCTGGCAACAACTCGCCATCCAGTCACTTAAAGTACTGGAGGCCGGTTCCCACCCAAACTCTCGTTTAAAGCGCTGGATCTGACGATAGAATGGCAGGTGATCAATATATTTACTCACCAGGATATAGGCCAGTAAGCAGGCCTCGGCAATAGATTTTTCGATAGGACGCGTGGGTAGTGGTGCGATTAGTACCCCTTGCTGGTCTTTCCTGGCATATTTAGGACGAATGGTACGTCTTTTAACCAGGCTGGCCGGGGTATATTCCAGGGTTTCACTAACTTCCTCGCCAATTTTTTTCAGCGTGCTTACATCTTCTTCTGGTTCAAGAATGACTTCCCGCACCGGAAGGTGTTCCGGCAAACTACCACGTCCCGGGTGTTTTTGTTTTTCCCGGGTATAGGTGATCGTTTCTTTAGGTGCAGCTATTTGCCCCGGTTCATCTTGTTTTTCAGAAAAAAGCGATAGTTGCTGTTCCAGGATTTCTGGGATAAAACGTTCCGATTTAAAACCCTGGATCAGTTTATAGAGCTGCCCGAGTTGCACTTCCAAAGCGGAAATTTTCTCCTTAAAGAATTCATTGGACTCTCGAAGTTGCTCGTTTTCTTTTTGTAGCTCCTGGTAGGTCATCGGGTAGCTAAAATACAACCCTTGTTAAAAATATACCAGCATTTATTGGGCTTTTTTATAGCGTTTTCTCCGGGTAATATTAGTGATGGCTACCCCGTCTATGAGCATTACCAGTTGGGTGTAATCCAGCTGGAGTCCTCCCACGGATGCATCGTAATCGGGCAACTCAAAAGTACCACGCTCCAGGCGTTTATAATATAACACAAAGCCCCCGGACTGCCAGTGCAGCAACTTGACTTTATTGCGCGCTTTATTGATAAAGATATAGACCGAACCATCCTGGGGACTATGACCTAATTCTCCAAGCACCAAACCACATAGCCCGTCAAAACTCTTACGCATATCGGTACCAGGAAGATATAACTGGTAATTCAGGGAACTGCTTAAGGCAAACATTACAGGGGAATTTCAATTTCTACGCCATTACCTAAACGGATGTGCATACTCCTGGAGGATGTCGGTGTGGTAGAAGGGTCGGCCGATAAGGAAACAAAATTGCTTTTAGCGGGTTTTGTAACTTGCTCCCTGGGAAATTTCTGGATCCAATAGGATAGCTTGCCTTTGCTGATTCCATGGGCACGGGCAAAAGCGGATTGATTTTGATCTGATTCATAAAAGCTGGTGACCAGCTTACGCATTTCTGAGGTAGAAGATCGAGTCATTTTTAAGTATATTTAGACTGCTAAATTATAACCTACACGGTTCTCAGAAAAGATGCACTTAGACGGACGCATACGATTTGCTTTTAATCCTTTTTTAAATTCTCCCTGAAATGAGTAAGGTATATTTGTATCTAGTATCGCATTAAAATCGAGTTGAAATTTTTGCCTATGTTTTTCGGGAAGGTCATCAATTAAGAGTTCAGGTATATCCAATTCTCCAATTTGTTTAAAAACCTCTTTTGTTAACCAGTGTATATAAGACTCTAAATTGCCGGAGCACTCAGTATTGGGTTTATGTCTGAAATGTGGATTTCGGTGATTAATAATAGCTATAAAATTATCCTTACACACAGGACAAATTAATTTCAACCTATTATCCTTCGTAACCTTCTCTATTGGAACATTTTTTTTGTTGGCTTGGTTAAATGCAACGGGATATTTTATGCTGTATTTATACAAGTAGTACTTTTATTCTTAGAACTTATTTATTTTTCTTATAAACGGCAAGGACTACTTTTCCTAAAGGGGTGGTATAATATTTTTGTAGCTTGCTTGTTGGCTTGTCCTTAATTGTTCTTCCTAGAAGTTTATTTTCAAACAATGATTCAATATGGGTTTTAAAATTTTTTGTTTGGTTTGAAATATTCAAATTATCCTCCAAAATTTCTTCAGTTGGGTTTACATTTTCCGGAAAAAAGCCCTCCAAATTATGTTTGTTAATTAATTCCACCAATTTATTATAATCTACATCTTGGTTACCATCATAGTTACTGTCTTGGTTACCTGCAAAAACATTAAAACACGGCAAATTCAAACTTAACTAACTATTAAATATTCGAGGGGTATACATACTCCTGAATAAATTTTTTAGCAACCTATATTTATAAATTCAAAAAATACTTATCTACCCAAAGCGGCACTTCTTCAGTTTGAAAAGTAACTTTCTTGCCCTGATAAACATCGAGTATTAATTTCGAGGTATTTTCACTATTATCAAAAATAAATGACCGGTAAGAATTTTCTATTGCTTCCGGCAGTAGCTCAAGACTTCTGTAATATCGTTGTTCTGTTTTCTCGGGAGGCACATTATGACCACCGCTCTTCACACGCTCTTCAACCCTCGCTTTATTAATTTCTACATTCTCTGTACATATAAAATATAAGTAGTTCTTATAACCTAATTCCTTGGCTTTCTTAAGTGTTTCTATTTTAGAAGGATGTGACATTACCGTTTCAAAT from Zunongwangia profunda SM-A87 harbors:
- a CDS encoding competence protein CoiA family protein translates to MYKYSIKYPVAFNQANKKNVPIEKVTKDNRLKLICPVCKDNFIAIINHRNPHFRHKPNTECSGNLESYIHWLTKEVFKQIGELDIPELLIDDLPEKHRQKFQLDFNAILDTNIPYSFQGEFKKGLKANRMRPSKCIFSENRVGYNLAV
- the tnpB gene encoding IS66 family insertion sequence element accessory protein TnpB (TnpB, as the term is used for proteins encoded by IS66 family insertion elements, is considered an accessory protein, since TnpC, encoded by a neighboring gene, is a DDE family transposase.), which produces MFALSSSLNYQLYLPGTDMRKSFDGLCGLVLGELGHSPQDGSVYIFINKARNKVKLLHWQSGGFVLYYKRLERGTFELPDYDASVGGLQLDYTQLVMLIDGVAITNITRRKRYKKAQ
- the tnpA gene encoding IS66 family insertion sequence element accessory protein TnpA, with translation MTRSSTSEMRKLVTSFYESDQNQSAFARAHGISKGKLSYWIQKFPREQVTKPAKSNFVSLSADPSTTPTSSRSMHIRLGNGVEIEIPL
- a CDS encoding IS66 family transposase, which gives rise to MTYQELQKENEQLRESNEFFKEKISALEVQLGQLYKLIQGFKSERFIPEILEQQLSLFSEKQDEPGQIAAPKETITYTREKQKHPGRGSLPEHLPVREVILEPEEDVSTLKKIGEEVSETLEYTPASLVKRRTIRPKYARKDQQGVLIAPLPTRPIEKSIAEACLLAYILVSKYIDHLPFYRQIQRFKREFGWEPASSTLSDWMASCCQLLEPLYNTLKQKILEDGYIQADESVCLEAA